One genomic window of Cygnus atratus isolate AKBS03 ecotype Queensland, Australia chromosome 16, CAtr_DNAZoo_HiC_assembly, whole genome shotgun sequence includes the following:
- the COL20A1 gene encoding collagen alpha-1(XX) chain, which translates to MLIRTCFLFACLPVASHVWGRGGQGSGRLKLTVLSEDRLQMKWKETEGNINGYKVRVKPMAGDSEQEVMLKTKTPKATVGGLSPTKEYTLQVYVLNGSQEALFAKRKFVIEDLKNASQTRNNRRNAGAASGKNLTSTGSSAAEHSGSAEPTPLPPNAVLVQPAKDRAERKRQKGTQPKGSGEATRSQPHAEAAVTQTPLPAPKSSQRTPANSERESLGKEKPKKDSLRRGSQFQCDTSAMTDIVLLVDGSWSIGRSNFKLIKEFLSTLISPFSIAQDKIRVGLSQYSSDPRTEWDLGAYTTRDQVLEAVRNLRYKGGNTFTGLALTHVLEQNLKPDAGARLEAEKLVILLTDGKSQDDANLAAQTLKNMGIEIFAIGVKNADEAELKQVASEPLELTVYNVLDFPLLSNLVSRLTRVLCARIKEKSKENAGSTVKDIPTDMGPQLSPTDLKISAVTSKSMHLTWSPPLRPPKKYRIVYYPSKGGTPKEVILDGAVSSLRLSNLTSHTEYLVSVFPIYDTAVGDGLRGVTFTLPLSSPRSLRVSELSHNSMRLSWKAAPGATQYLVLCSAAPDGAEDYTMEVKVAQPEVLLDGLSPSTEYSVAVYAMYGEDASDPASIQETTLPLSPPRYLSFSELSHASVRVSWEAASRAVKAHHVTYEASGGSNTGEEVEVPGTATSTVLRPLSSLTQYFISVRSTYDEGDSFPITSNITTLKVPPPRALKVTELSGNSLRLQWEAVAASDVVVYQIKWSAAGGEKPQELSVAGNVATAILPGLQKNTDYKISIWAYYKDGARSDTVSVQHRTNSRSPPTNLFIDSESPTSLQVHWKPPEGRVQHYKITYSPVSDTGAQQTIMASGKSSSVTLQSLLPDRAYKVIVSAVHYTGESESMSATGRTAPVMSKLPSIRGFVPSKTEACPTISSAAGSIRGFDMMEVFGLVEKEYSSVKGVAMEPFIFSGSRTFTLFRDTQLTQRTSDIHLFAIPPEHTISFLLRLLPETPKEPFAVWQITDEDFQPLLGVNLDPSKKSLTYFNHDYKADLQEVSFDQQEVKKIFYGSFHKVHVAVSRFKIKLYLDCKKIAEKPINTIGSISTAGFIMLGKVTRTRGPRSGSASFQLQSLQIVCNSLGAEEDRCCDLPALRDEETCPTLAPACSCTSGRPGLPGPPGPPGSPGRRGPQGEQGEPGPKGEPGPPGQVGPAGPSGQQGSPGSQGITIQGPVGPPGIKGEKGDTGSPGMQGIPGVQGAPGRDGLQGAKGVRGLEGTAGPPGPPGPRGFQGVTGSRGSSGEKGPPGDVGPTGLPGPKGERGEKGEPQSLATIYQLVSQACERMIQTHVLKFDSFIHEHARKPVPVWEEKLKPGEPGPPGPPGPPGSNGERGENGIPGQPGKDGYPGERGAPGPKGEKGMSGVNEEGIQGPRGRTGPPGEVVLGKPGPKGYPGNTGPQGFPGVRGQPGQSGYPGGCDISGCYGAGRRDFIP; encoded by the exons GGTCAGGCCGCCTGAAACTCACAGTCCTCTCCGAAGACAGGCTCcagatgaaatggaaagaaactgAAGGGAACATCAACGGCTACAAAGTGCGGGTGAAACCCATGGCAG GGGACTCAGAGCAAGAAGTCATGCTGAAAACCAAGACTCCCAAAGCCACCGTGGGGGGGCTGAGCCCTACCAAGGAATACACGCTGCAAGTCTACGTGCTCAATGGCTCCCAGGAAGCCTTGTTTGCCAAGAGGAAATTCGTGA TAGAGGACCTCAAAAATGCATCCCAGACTAGAAACAACCGAAGGAACGCGGGAGCTGCGTCGGGAAAGAATCTCACCTCCACggggagctcagcagctgagcacagcGGGAGCGCAGAGCCCACCCCACTGCCCCCGAATGCTGTCTTGGTGCAGCCAG CAAAGGacagagctgaaaggaaaaggcagaagggGACTCAACCCAAGGGCTCAGGAGAAGCCACGAGAAGCCAGCCCCATGCGGAGGCTGCTGTGACACAAACACCACTGCCAGCCCCAAAATCATCCCAGCGCACTCCCGCAAACTCGGAGCGAGAGtctctaggaaaagaaaaacccaaaaaGGATTCACTGAGGAGAG GTTCCCAGTTTCAGTGTGACACATCTGCAATGACTGATATCGTCCTGCTCGTGGATGGATCTTGGAGCATTGGGCGCAGCAACTTCAAGCTTATTAAAGAGTTCCTGAGCACTTTAATTTCCCCATTCAGCATTGCCCAAGACAAGATAAGAGTAG GGCTGTCCCAGTACAGCAGCGACCCCCGCACGGAGTGGGACCTGGGTGCTTACACCACGAGGGACCAGGTGCTGGAGGCAGTGAGGAATTTGCGGTACAAGGGTGGCAACACCTTTACAG GCCTGGCGCTGACACACGTCCTGGAACAAAACCTGAAACCAGATGCTGGTGCCCGGCTGGAGGCCGAGAAATTGGTAATCCTTCTGACTGATGGAAAATCCCAGGATGATGCCAACCTGGCTGCTCAGACCTTGAAAAACATGGGCATAGAGATATTTGCCATCG GGGTGAAGAATGCGGACGAGGCCGAGCTGAAGCAGGTGGCCTCGGAGCCCCTGGAGCTCACGGTGTACAACGTGCTGGATTTCCCCCTGCTCAGCAACCTGGTCAGCAGGCTCACACGGGTCCTGTGCGCCAGGATCAAggagaagagcaaggaaaatgCAG GTAGCACTGTGAAAGATATCCCCACAGATATGGGTCCCCAGCTGAGCCCAACTGACCTTAAAATATCAGCTGTGACCTCTAAGAGCATGCACTTGACCTGGAGTCCTCCTCTGAGACCACCAAAGAAATACCGGATTGTGTATTACCCATCGAAGGGTGGCACCCCCAAGGAG GTGATTTTAGATGGAGCAGTCTCCTCTCTGAGGCTTTCCAACTTGACCTCGCACACGGAGTATCTGGTGTCGGTGTTTCCTATTTATGACACCGCTGTTGGGGATGGGCTGAGAGGCGTCACCTTCACAC tGCCTCTGTCTTCCCCCCGCTCCCTGCGCGTCTCTGAGCTGAGCCACAACAGTATGAGGCTGAGCTGGaaggcagccccaggagccaCGCAGTACCtggtgctctgctctgcagcccctgaTGGAGCAGAGGACTATACGATGGAG GTGAAGGTGGCCCAGCCTGAGGTCCTGCTGGATGGGCTGTCGCCCAGCACGGAGTACTCTGTTGCTGTGTATGCGATGTATGGGGAAGATGCAAGCGATCCTGCCAGCATCCAGGAAACCACCT TGCCCTTGAGTCCCCCCCGATACCTGAGCTTCTCCGAGCTCAGCCATGCGTCCGTCCGCGTCAGCTGGGAGGCGGCATCTCGGGCGGTGAAGGCCCACCATGTCACCTACGAGGCGAGCGGAGGGAGCAACACTGGGGAGGAG GTTGAGGTTCCTGGCACTGCAACATCCACAGTCCTGAGGCCTTTGTCCTCCCTTACCCAGTACTTCATCAGTGTCAGGTCCACGTATGATGAAGGCGACTCCTTTCCGATTACCAGCAACATTACCACCT TAAAGGTCCCCCCACCGCGGGCGCTGAAGGTGACCGAGCTCTCTGGGAACAGCCTCCGACTGCAGTGGGAAGCCGTCGCTGCCTCCGACGTGGTTGTCTATCAGATCAAATGGAGCGCAGCCGGTGGGGAGAAGCCTCAGGAG CTCTCCGTCGCTGGAAATGTGGCAACTGCCATCCTGCCAGGCTTGCAGAAGAACACAGACTACAAAATATCCATCTGGGCCTACTACAAAGATGGTGCTCGAAGTGACACGGTTTCTGTTCAGCACAGGACCA ATTCCCGGAGCCCGCCCACCAACCTCTTCATCGACTCCGAGAGCCCCACCAGCCTCCAGGTCCATTGGAAGCCCCCCGAGGGCCGCGTACAGCACTACAAAATCACCTACAGCCCCGTTTCTGATACCGGCGCCCAGCAAACA ATCATGGCttctgggaaaagcagcagcgTGACCTTGCAGTCGCTGCTGCCTGACCGAGCCTACAAGGTGATCGTTTCGGCTGTCCACTACACAGGAGAGAGCGAGAGCATGTCTGCAACGGGTCGGACAG ctCCTGTGATGTCTAAACTGCCTTCAATACGAGGATTCGTCCCATCTAAAACAGAGG cCTGCCCCACCATCAGCTCTGCTGCGGGTTCCATACGAG GGTTTGATATGATGGAAGTGTTTGGCTTAGTAGAGAAGGAATATTCCTCTGTTAAAGGCGTAGCCATGGAGCCATTCATATTCAGCGGATCCCGCACCTTCACGCTGTTCAGGGACACTCAGCTCACCCAGAGGACcag CGACATCCACCTCTTTGCAATCCCACCCGAGCACACCATCAGCTTCCTCCTGCGCCTCCTGCCCGAGACCCCCAAGGAGCCCTTTGCCGTGTGGCAAATAACAGATGAGGACTTCCAGCCCCTCCTCGGTGTTAACCTTGACC CCAGTAAGAAATCCTTGACCTATTTCAACCATGACTACAAGGCTGACTTGCAGGAAGTCTCCTTTGACCAACAGGAAGTGAAGAAGATATTCTATGGGAGCTTTCATAAG GTGCACGTGGCAGTGAGCCGCTTCAAGATCAAACTCTATCTGGACTGTAAGAAAATAGCAGAGAAACCTATCAACACCATTGGCAGCATCTCCACAGCTGGCTTCATCATGCTGGGAAAAGTGACAAGGACCAGAGGGCCCAGGAGTGGGTCAGCATCG TTCCAGCTGCAGTCTTTGCAGATTGTGTGCAACAGCTTAGGGGCAGAGGAGGACAGATGCTGTGATCTTCCTGCACTG aggGACGAGGAGACCTGCCCGACCTtagctcctgcctgctcttgCACTTCTGGCCGCCCGGGCTTGCCAGGACCTCCAGGGCCCCCT ggcagccctgggaggAGAGGACCGCAAGGAGAGCAGGGGGAGCCGGGACCCAAG GGTGAACCAGGCCCACCTGGACAAGTGGGGCCAGCGGGCCCCAGTGGACAGCAAGGTTCACCAGGCTCCCAAGGAATCACGATTCAGGGTCCTGTG gGACCACCAGGtataaaaggagagaaaggagacaCTGGAAGTCCTGGCATGCAG GGCATTCCTGGTGTGCAGGGAGCTCCAGGCAGGGATGGTCTTCAAGGTGCAAAG GGAGTGAGGGGACTAGAAGGCACCGCTGGGCCTCCAGGACCTCCTGGACCAAGG GGTTTCCAAGGAGTGACAGGCTCCCGAGGCAGCAGTGGCGAGAAGGGACCTCCAGGTGATGTTGGGCCAACA GGGCTGCCAGGtccaaaaggagaaagaggagagaaa GGGGAACCACAGTCCTTGGCCACAATTTACCAGCTCGTCAGCCAGGCTTGTGAGCGAATGATCCAGA CTCATGTGTTGAAATTTGACTCATTCATCCATGAACATGCAAGGAAGCCGGTTCctgtttgggaagaaaaattaaagccaGGAGAACCAGGACCACCAGGTCCTCCGGGCCCCCCTGGGAGCaatggagaaagaggagaaaatggcaTCCCTGGCCAGCCAGGAAAGGATGGATATCCTGGAGAAAGAG GTGCCCCGGGACctaagggagaaaaagggatgTCTGGAGTCAACGAGGAAGGGATTCAGGGACCCAGAGGCAGAACAG GCCCACCAGGAGAAGTTGTGCTGGGGAAACCAGGTCCAAAGGGTTACCCTGGGAACACTGGTCCTCAAGGTTTTCCTGGTGTCAGGGGACAGCCTGGCCAGTCGGGATATCCAGGGGGTTGTGATATCTCTGGATGTTATGGAGCAGGTAGAAGAG ATTTCATCCCCTGA